From Danio aesculapii chromosome 9, fDanAes4.1, whole genome shotgun sequence:
AGACGCCGGCTCCCGTTCAAATTGCACCATAGTTACCGACCGCTGTCGCGTTTCATTTGGAATTTCTGGTCTGGTCCTCTGCAGACCTCAATCCTTCTCGGATGATATCGGTTTGATGACTTAAGccacaatatttttaaccacgtcccacaatttgacaaataatattatattgtattatattatattatattagcccAATATTTTCAATTCAAAACTCCTCCACTGCTTACTGTTTATAAAAGAACTCAAATCCTTTACAGATGCCTTTGGTAAGATGAAAACTAAAAATGCCtctgtttaatttaattgtattatataacTTGCTATAACCTTTGTTttatattgcttttttattttgcttgacttttgttatattatatttttattttgtgtgtgtgtgtgtgtgtgtgtgtgtgtgtgtatttatgttcaaaaagaaagccccacccctgctcaatattctgtttcagttgtaagtacatcaacatactgaaataaaagtctcatcaACATCTGGTTCACAAtaccgagttcagactgcatgatttaagccctgattttgacttgcCGACAGATTTTGAGAAATTACTGACAAATGCccgaaatcacaggcaaatcggttctcgttcatgtgagtaacaatcacacagtgtgaactattaaAAAtctgatctgagagaatcgcagatgagtcatcgacacccgtcagatatttgctgtgtgaaatgttttctgattgaaaataacatcggcgattaccaacagccaatgagagagcagcatccactagtacgggtatctgcaggccagcgggaggttagGGGAGATGTTGAAAAGGCTACTTTTGGTCTATTTAGACccaaaaaaaggaggaaaaactagtgaaaggcaggagcacccgtgtctgtttgacgtgtcatctgggcaatatcacaaccgggtcaaaaaaggaaaaagagTTGAGGAGCAAATTCCCTTCAAAAGCTGTCCATTTCAAAAGTTGTCCATttcacttctcgcgtgtgtttggttgtaagACAGTTTGTGGGACAAGGTTGTGGGCAATTCTTACTATTTTATAGtcttgcagtgtgaaacccccagTCGCTAATCGatcttgcagtgtgaacacagctGCAAGGAATGCTgtcccagatagtcatgcagtgtgaaaacatcagtgactacgtttacatggacatcagtaatggaattatttgccttagtcagaataagacaataataagattaaggcgtttgtATAAGTTGCTTttagaatgttcctttcatgatcccgttttacaggTTACAgcgcataattcgattaacgtcattgcgtcaccaagCTATCTGCAtgtcctccagagtttcatgtaatttcgggtgtttcatttttaatttgtcgacttcaactgcagtttggcactttcactttaattCGGATAcattcatgcatgcccccatgacaatcgagatattggatgcaactatgaactgctggaagagtgttgttttaatggaagttcatactgcaatggaagaaaaaaaacgccGCATTTCAcagtgcaggtgtctgtggtctgcactgactgtgtgggggtgtgtgtgaactatcctgtcgcaaaacgcagcgaaaagtcctacatgacgctTCTAGTTtgatttaaggtgtttacatgtctgtgcggcacttcaataatgcgactaaaatcggcatactccacatgtcttaattcgatttctctttagtccgattatgaccttaatctgattaaagtcATCAAAAATcgatgtttacatggtagactcttaatcagagtattttctcaatcgcattaaaatcaaattactggtgtccatgtaagtGTACTCAATGaggactactttgaaaatcgtgcagtctgaactcggcataactcTTTTTCACAAAAGTTCAAAAACATCTCAAGCGagcataaaacttttttttaaatgaaataagatATTTATATCTTAACAACTGGCTTTTCCATCTCTCATTTCTCATGTAATAAAATGCACATTATCACAGAGTGATGGGAACTCAGCTATGATAGAActttcattgttgggtgaactatccctgtaatatatttaaaaaagcactgAAATGAGATGCCTGTCATACATTTTCTTGGATTAGCACAGTTTGCATGAACTACTCTTTTAACTGAATGGATGATGGTGTACATGTATGAATTGGCATTGCTCCATCAACTGATTGTACTCACATTCCTGCAGATAGGAGTCTCCGTAGTCTCTCCTGACCTGTTCTGGAAGATTACTCCAGCGTTTCTTCAGGTCGTCTTCAATCAGACCCAGATCTGTGACTTGAGTCTTGAAGAAACCTGGTTCAATGATGCTCACTTTTATGCCAAAGTGCACCATATCCCTCCTGAACACAGTGGAGAACACAAAACCTTTCTTCGTGACATTTTTAAGAGTATATTGAACACAAATgggatggcatggtggctcagtgattaaaACTGAGCCTCGCAGCAagcaggttgctggttcgagtcccggctggaccagttggcatttctgtgtggagtttgcatgttctccccgtgttggcgtggatttcctctgggtgctgggGTATCCACCAAagtcatgtgctataggtgaattggatgagctaaattggccgtaaagtatggatgtttcccagtactgggttgtggctggaggggtTCAAGAGTTTCAAGGTGCATTGCAGAAAAACTTTATTGTTGTGAATTTTGAAGTCTCATGTTGTTTTAGAAATGTGAAACAATTGttggtgcaatagcctagtggttagtgcgttgacatatGGTGCAATAGCACGTCAGGGTGTCACAAATTCAAATCCCAGCTCAAGGATTTCCCTacccctctctctccaacttcgcatgctgtcctatctaataaatgcaaaatggccaaaaataaatcttaaaaagaaATATGAAACAATGTTGGTTAagacagttcattccactgttgcgagCCCTGATAAttaagagactaagcagaagaaaacgttttaataaacataaaaaaatatatgaattgttttctagctttaaatatatattatgtatgtaacATTTGAATGAACTAATATATTTGATATCTTGATGCCCAGATTTTAGCCAGTTATTTTACTCTGTTacttttaaatttgtgtttaagtTGAATTCCCATAAAATGCTTGAGCTGATCAAATGTGATGTAACAAAGTTAATTTGAATACAAGTACAAACCATATGTGTTATTATACAAATACTGTATCAGTGAAATCTACacttttaaagtccacatgaaatcaaaatacattttattttatattttgctagCACATATTGTCACAAAGTGAACAATTGATCAGACTATTGACTTCGAGCagagcttgtgtttccggtctgccgcattcacgtgtgtatgaatggaagtctatggggcaaaaagtgcagtgtgaccgcgacTTTAaggtgaaaaagaaaacaaaaacagttcGCTTTGCTAATCTTCAATCAAGACCTGTCCATCTGAACAATAacggtccttctctgatgatggcAATTGTACGGATTGCCTGCAATATTCTCAGACACGCCCATCCAAATTGATATTTAATTGGCTTCAAGTGAAAAATTAAAGGAGTGTAAAATAATCCACACCTCCAACTCAATAATAAGATTCAGTTGTAAATATGTCATCATACTGTAATAAAAGCCTGTAGtcatttctgttttttaaagCACTAAATTGTAAGTAGTAATTAAAAAGcatgataaataaatgtattcacaGGATTTATCTAACCCCAGTTCGCCTCCATAGAATATTTCCCAATTGTTCCCAGCTATGTTTTAAATGCAAGTTAGACATTGGCACAGTGATGCATGTATTTTGGGATTGCAACAAAATGTACTGGAAAGAGattcaaaaaattattaaaaaaataattggaaaGACTTTTGCTTTGTCCCCAAAGGTACTGTATACCTTTTGAATTATACATTGGAACTGTGTCTTGATCATAATAAAGAATGTGTATTGAAATTTTGTATATACTTGgccaaaaaatgtatataactaTTATGGTCAACTGTTCAGACACCTTCAGGCAACCAGACTTCCACTGCAAAAATTAAGCTTTGATTTACATCAGAGATCTGACGTGTTCTGGAGCATTTGGTCTTCCATCTGGATTTTTCTTGAGGGTACTCAGTGACTAtgtctttctaaatttgttttataatctgcttttatttttgtcttggcTTTGAagcatttgtatgcatttgttaGAATGTCAACAAAAACTGCTGTACTTGTTGTTACGAGATACCAGTACCACTGTTGCACACACCTCAGGCTGTCAGAGAAGGCCTCGACGCCATATTTGGACAGGCAGTATCCTCCGCCGATGATGGAGAGTCTGCCCAGAATACTGGCCACGTTCACCACTCGACCCTGAGCCTTCTTCAGCAGAGGAAGAAATTTGAGCGTCACCGCGATCACACCCGTCAGATTTACATCCATAACCTTCTTGAAGTCATGAAGCTGCATCCAGTCCATGGGGCCGATGGGCACAGAGACCCCCGCGTTATTCACCAAACCCCACAGGCCTGACAtgcaaaaagaaaaattcacataCAGAAAGTCACTAAAGTATGAAAATGAATACATGTCAAGTATATTACATGGAAAGTATGATATTGTATCCCTTCAATAAGCTTCTGTCAAAgttatttttatgctcatttatttaaaaataatgaaatctgTGCAGAAAAACTTCTACTGAAAATATCACCAATCAGagagttttcttttttgttttggctTCCTGTTTGCTTGTGTGGTAATAATTTGATGTGGAATTACTTTAATTGGATGAACTGCACGGggcaaagctgcggtcacactggacttttctcgccatagactttcattcatacgcacgtaaacgtgtcagaccagaaacgcaagatCATGTGTCAAGTTttgcaggtcgctgcggtgcaaagttcaagcttggtgaactctgacctgcgaaattgcatcacttgactgcgtgagaccaattgaggatcaaaacaggacctctctggacagaaatttaaaacatggaccaatcgcatcgcttttttaatgtctgtttAATCCctcccctttttgcagcgccgcacgactTAATTCTTGTTAATGAATCCGTGTGATGACTTGAGTCAGATTTGTCAGGTGTTGGTAATTTGTGAATGGACGATCCTTACTTTTTATGTTTCTATAACGTCTGTACATagtttgaatttaataaaaaatgttaaatattgatTCTGACATAATTCCCAAACATGCAAATATTGGCAtcacaaacaagacaaaaataaagcTATAGGTAATGCATCTATCCAAGATGTTTAAAGGTTCAGGACACCCTGGAGTACATTTTTGAAATTTAAACAGATTTGTgcgttgagcatcagttaagacgatgttagcacctgtcagctttaattgtgggggaaAATGGATAATTTAGAGCTTTTTGttttccgggtttaaaataattattaaggcgggatcaaaatcagtgacgtagcaCGAATCTGCTAGTAGAGTGATGACGTGTTGGtttctcattaatattcatagcggagttttcttatcctatgagaagaccgtgctgcttaattattcatgagagcacgtgctttccgaaggcaagccTGACCTGCCAAGCTATGAGACCCAATGATTTGGTGAGACCATGTCCGTGCACAGCAcgggttgtatgtgtttgtttccatgatccacgagGTTTGTTGCATGTGTTTCCCCGCAATGCTGTCAAGGCCTGacacagcaaagctgttggttgcAGCAAATATTTTTGTCATGAGAGCTGtgcgagaattggagaatggcagactttgtcttttatcagttgagttcattaccattcagacacatgacctatccatgctgctgtgttcgccatatgtttaaaatcctccagatttaatggttggaatagacagggcaagagacctgctgtacCGCTCTCCACTTTGTCTGCACTCAGACCCGGAGATTGAGGAGAGAAGACCTCCTCATTTATCTAGATTatctttaaaatgacaaattgtgGTTGTGTATATAAAATCACGAATAACATGTCTAGCAGGGACTTTTATGTACTGtttatttcattgcattttaGTTTGTAAACTATGAAATCACGTGTCTCCTCACGGTTTGAGCCAACTGataacagttgttcgctccctgctttgccggccacgcccactcctccctctgctctcaGAGCTCCACTCCcattatgaagcattttttgaaagaattctgaggtagacttgaaccgaaagtgGGGTTTTCATGgcccttaaaatgtctttttcttATACCCTAAGGAGCCAAAACGCGTTGGTATTATCAGTATTTAAATTGTTTATCACTAGTAGTGCTAGAATCctctttttttcttataatttttCCTTTGAGACAATCACACGTCTGAAAACACCCACAAACTCAGAAACGCCCACTTTATGCTTTGGAGACACCTCTCCCTCACCCACGTGGCACTCACCTTTCCCACCGGTCTCACTCCGCACGCGCTCTAGTGCGCGATCGATGCTCGTGCTGTCGGTCACATTGAGCAGGAGCGTCTTCAGTCTGGGCGAAGCAGTGGCACGCAGTCTGGAGGCTCCGGTTTCTGTAAGACACGCGGCTATTACGAGAAAACCCTGCCGGTCGAGCTGTCGTGCCGCAAGGTTTCCGAAGCCGCTGTCGCATCCCGTTATCAGGACGTGTTTCTCGTGGATGCCTGTGATCTGACGGGAGTCTCTGAAGAACCAGACTACGGCGACGAGCACAATCACAGCCAGTGCACACCAGCAGGAGCACAGCAGATCAGCACAGCAGAACACCTGTGGTCATGGAGGAACATGGGCTCAATGTACACACATTAATATACATAGAATTTTCACTGTCAGACAATAAAGAGTTGTCTTTATTAGCATTGATTATTCCATTAATAACCTTTagcttaaagtctgtgtgaaataataatttacagtgtttattttgatatctcacactgttattttttaggtgaacaattaatttgtgcaAGTTAATCAACTGAAAAAACTAAGTTTGTTCTGGCAATTTGACTATTTGCTTATTTTGCATTTGGTGTGGGGTCCTTATCTAATGACGTCAGCCATTATAAACTTAATTTAATGGAGTTGACATGTTAACAGAGGTTCAGGAGCAGGACCAGGTCCTACTTTGCCATCTCGTCCAATCCCCTACTCCCtaaacttatttaaggcagatCAGCCCTCCAGCACTGTTCATCTAGTTCTCTCAAACCCACCCACTGACCCAACCTCTATTTCCTTGTTTCTCATTAACAATCCATATAACTCTCTCTTCCCTAGGTTCAATTAGTGGATTTCATAATCGATCTACAGATATATAGATATGGTACCCCTACTCAGAGTCTCTGGGCAACATCATGCCCAATCAACCTAGCTACTCGTTTGTTATTCTcattccccttcatcccactgttcccttACTCCCCCTCCTCCTCCATCCCTATaatggtccatgctggtgaactACGGATACTTTGCTATGAGGCAATGATGTGCAGAAATAAAGTCCCGCCCCTACTctatattcagtttcagttgcaaatacaacacactgaaataaaggtctcagcaacttccggtgtAACTTTAAAGGTGTCATTATGCCCATTATTTAATAGATGTTTATTAAATCTCcagtgtccccagaatgtgtctacGACGTCTCAAATCAAAGTACCCCACAGCTCATTTATTATAGCTTATCAAAGTTGCTTCTATTTAGGTGTGAGCAAAAACACAtaaaatttgtgtcactttaaatgcaaatgagctgctgctttccagAAAAGGGCGGAGCCTTTACAAACATTCACCAAATTTGTTCCAGGAGGGCTGTTGTCCTGCGTAGTtcagctctaacttgcctcaacatacACACCTGCCTGAAAGTTTTATGCATGTATCTGAAATTGacccctattgaccttattcttcgatgcggaagtgcgctcgtttttgtgatcattttagaacttccgattcagctgcctatgggaaaaattactaggaataataaacgtcagaaaacggtcaaactagttactctacaaacaaatgttttcatgactatacatacaaagtaaaataatataataaagaaacatcagtttgcaacatcaagcagcagaacgagctgtttttaacgtctaaaaatgaacggaagtgaatgagaccggaagtttcgagacaAAAAGaatccaatggctgcgcccactcatacacggagaataaggtgaatacccttaaatagtgcactattgaGTGAGATATTGATAGCTAATAGTATTCAAAGCCGTATTGTATGTTCTGGAGGGCACTTCAAAGTCTATTCAGTCCCACAATGCATCGCAATAATGAGTTTACAACCGATGTACTCTCAATGGCTAGAGAATACTCATGCACTGAGAGGTCACGTACTGCATGAATTTCCAAAACTGACCACAATATGACATCTAGTCATAGGAGAAATGAAGCTTTTCAAAGCTTCAAAACAACTGAACCAATTGCTTCACAAAACAATTAGCTGTTTTGAagcttttgaaatgtattttatataacgAACTATTATTTTTGTAACCTGCCTAAAATTAGCTTGAATGTTTTTCAAGTATTGATATTTTGCAATATACTGCATCATGCTGTGGCCACACTaaagtttgagcttgcaaaattctgtcatacggcgctgtgaaaagggtgATTAGACACTTAAAAACGCGAGCAAATTGGTCCAtatattttaaattcctgtccagagaggtcctgttttgatcctccattggTCTCACACAGGTAAGTGATGTGATtttacaggtcagagttcactaagcttgacctttttttttctttttttttctttttttttttcatttatttgttttttattataaatatgtacaaacttagtacaagagaatacatctcacaacaattataaacaaaataaaatgaaatgagagAAATTATCTCAGTTATTCAAAGTATAAACGGATACcaggggtaaaaaaaataaataggtaagataataataataataataataataagaaacattcattcattcattcattttcttttcggcttattccctttattaatctggggttctgacagcggaatgaaccgccaacttattcaacatttgttttatgcagcggatgcccttccagctgcaacccatcactgggaaacacatacacacttattcacacacacatacactatggacaatttagcctacccaattaacctgtaccacatgtctttggactgtgggggaaaccggagcacccggaggaaacccgcgcgaacatgcaaactccacacagaaacgccaactgacccagccgaggcttgaaccagcgaccttcttgctgtgaggtaacagcactacctactgcgccactgcgttgccccaacATTTTAGTCAATTGAAATGTACATAAtgcttcatttgtttttttttagcgtTTGTGTTTCTAATGTTAAATAGTGTAGTACCACATTGTTTaatctcctttttaaaatgttcaCAATTTGGCTTAGCTTTGGCCCATTACTTGACATGAATATGGTATTTTCCAAGTAATACCATTAGTTGTACAACCTATTTTCTTATACTTTTTgaaccaagcttgaactttgcaatgcagtgaactgcgaaacttgacacagGAACttacgtttccggtctgacgcattcacgtgcgtgtGAATaaaagtctatagggagaaatgtgcagtgtgaccgcagctttagaaaGACCTCACATAAGTGATAATTAGGTTATTAGGTTTTGTTTTTCCATTTGTACTTTTATGCAACGATGATACaaagtatagctttataaatgtacaggcattttaaagaaaaccaagatattaaaaactttcaaggaattAAGATGCCAATAACCATTAAACGTGTTGTAACCACCTTGTGAAAAGGGTTCATAGGGGTACAATAAGTGGCCACTGCCTGCTgagattaatattattagtgttgcCAGTGATAGCAGTGCTGTTTAGATTACATTGCCACCTGGGCAAAGTCCATTAGGAGCAAGAGTGAGTTATTAACTTAATAGACAGTAAACGGCATCATAAATAACAcgttgagagaaaaaaaactgttgtatTTGGTTACATTTAAATGTTCCCTTGTCGTCCTCAGTAGACAGAAAGTGTGTTGCTGGCAGATTTTTATGTGTACAGTATTACCAAGGTCAAGTTAGGTTGTGGTGTACTGTAAGTGTGTGAAAGTTTA
This genomic window contains:
- the rdh1 gene encoding retinol dehydrogenase 1 isoform X1; protein product: MVFCCADLLCSCWCALAVIVLVAVVWFFRDSRQITGIHEKHVLITGCDSGFGNLAARQLDRQGFLVIAACLTETGASRLRATASPRLKTLLLNVTDSTSIDRALERVRSETGGKGLWGLVNNAGVSVPIGPMDWMQLHDFKKVMDVNLTGVIAVTLKFLPLLKKAQGRVVNVASILGRLSIIGGGYCLSKYGVEAFSDSLRRDMVHFGIKVSIIEPGFFKTQVTDLGLIEDDLKKRWSNLPEQVRRDYGDSYLQEYLKVQEFSMKMLASSDLSKVTSCMRHALSAHHPRTRYAAGWDAKFLWIPLSYLPTCVVDIFTNALVPSPKPL
- the rdh1 gene encoding retinol dehydrogenase 1 isoform X2, which produces MVFCCADLLCSCWCALAVIVLVAVVWFFRDSRQITGIHEKHVLITGCDSGFGNLAARQLDRQGFLVIAACLTETGASRLRATASPRLKTLLLNVTDSTSIDRALERVRSETGGKGLWGLVNNAGVSVPIGPMDWMQLHDFKKVMDVNLTGVIAVTLKFLPLLKKAQGRVVNVASILGRLSIIGGGYCLSKYGVEAFSDSLRRDMVHFGIKVSIIEPGFFKTQVTDLGLIEDDLKKRWSNLPEQVRRDYGDSYLQEYLKVQEFSHKMLASSDLSKVTSCMRHALSARHPRTRYAAGWDAKFLWIPLSYLPTCVVDIFTNALMPSPKPL